Proteins encoded within one genomic window of Fragaria vesca subsp. vesca linkage group LG1, FraVesHawaii_1.0, whole genome shotgun sequence:
- the LOC101300284 gene encoding very-long-chain (3R)-3-hydroxyacyl-[acyl-carrier protein] dehydratase PASTICCINO 2A-like, which translates to MAGSLSLLRRVYLSLYNWAVFIGWFQVLYLAVKTLWESGHEEVYNAVERPLQFAQSAAFLEILHGLVGLVRSPITATLPQISSRLFLIWGILWSFPEVQSHVLVSSLVISWSITEIIRYSFYGMKESLGFSPSWLQWLRYSTFILLYPIGISSEVGLTYLALPHIKSSEKYCIRMPNKWNFSLEYFNVAVIAIAFYIPGSPHLYRYMLGQRKKVLAKSKAE; encoded by the exons ATGGCGGGATCCTTGTCTCTTCTCAGAAGGGTTTATCTTTCCCTCTATAACTGGGCCGTTTTCATCGGATG GTTTCAGGTGCTGTATCTTGCTGTGAAGACGCTTTGGGAATCGGGCCATGAGGAGGTTTACAATGCCGTGGAGCGCCCACTTCAGTTTGCTCAATCCGCTGCGTTTTTGGAGATTCTTCATGGCTTAGTGG GTTTGGTGAGATCTCCTATAACAGCCACACTGCCGCAGATTAGTTCGAGGTTGTTTCTGATTTGGGGGATTCTGTGGAGCTTTCCTGAG GTTCAGAGTCATGTGCTTGTGAGCTCTTTGGTCATCAGCTGGTCCATCACTGAG ATTATTCGTTACTCTTTCTATGGCATGAAGGAGTCTCTTGGTTTCTCACCTTCATGGCTCCAGTGGCTCAG GTACAGCACCTTCATATTGTTGTATCCAATTGGGATCTCCAGTGAAGTTGGCTTAACATATCTTGCCCTGCCACACATTAAG AGTTCTGAGAAGTATTGTATAAGGATGCCAAACAAGTGGAATTTCTCTCTCGAGTACTTCAATGTTGCAGTTATAGCCATCGCATTCTATATCCCAG GCAGTCCTCACTTGTACCGGTATATGCTCGGGCAGAGGAAGAAAGTTCTTGCAAAATCGAAAGCGGAGTAG